DNA from Ignavibacteria bacterium:
TGAGATATTACGGTCCCTCCAATTTCGATTTTGGAACAGTAAAAGGAATGGCGTTTACGTTAGATATTCGAAAAATCAGTTACTTCTTTGCATCCATCAATTACACATTATCGCTTGCTGAGGGAACCGGTTCTTCGTCATCTTCGTCTTCAACGGCAACCTTTCGAAACGATGATGGCGAAGTTCCCATCGTCATTGCTCCGTTAGATTTTGACCAACGTCATACAGGAACAATCAATTTTGGTTTCGTTACGAATAGAGGAGAACTTGGCGTTTTTGAAAACGTTGCATTAAATGTTCTTACATCATTTAACAGCGGGCGTCCATATACCCCACTTCAATCGCAAGATTTACTCGCAGGAAGTTCCAATTATGGCGACACAAAAGGATATGTCAATTCTGCTTATGGACCAGGAACGTTTATAGTTAATTTAAAACTTGAAAAAACGCTACAATACGATAAACTTACCTTGACTCCTTATCTTTGGGTGGAAAATCTCTTTGACGCAGATAACGTTGTAGATGTATATCGTTCAACAGGTAATCCATATACAACCGGCTGGTTAAATTCTTCGGAAGGTCGCGCCGCAGCAAACAGCAGTCCAAACACAGAAGATTTCATTTCGGATTTCAAAGCGTGGGAAAAAGACCCTGCGAATTTTGGAATACCGCGACAAATTCGTTTGGGCTTTAAAATTAGTTTCGACGAATAACAATAAACAAATAATTTCAGATAATTTTAAGGAAACAATAAGTATGAAGAAACATATTTCCCTTCTTACGTATATCACTGCACTTTTCATTGTCCCGTCTATGCTCTTTGCAGCAAGAGAAAACGGTCCAAACTATAAAAAGCGCACGCAATATACTTCGCAGAAAAGTTCTGCACCGGATGCGTACGTGTTTTGGATAAACAACATCATTATGCCGTTTAATGCCGATGGCGTTGTTGCCGATGTTCGCGTGGGCGATATTGAAGGCGGTAGTTTTCAATCTACAGATAAACAATTTCTCTTTTCAGGAGGATTTATGCTCAGTGGAATTTCGCACGATTCTGTTCTTTGGTCGAATGCAGTAGCAAGCGCATCACGCGTTACTGACTACGTCAAGGGACGTGTTCAAGACCCTGGTTCCGATAAACCCGGAATTTATGTAGTAGATAGACTTGACCCTGCATTTGGCGAATCGTGGCAAACGTGGAAAGATGCCGTTGCAATGGGTGCTGATTTCTACGACGGAGATGGAGATGGAATCTACAGTCCCATTGATAAAAATGGAAACGGACTTTGGGATTCGAACGAAGATGCTCCTGATTTGCTCGGAGACAAAACTGCGTGGACTGTTTACAACGATGCAGTTGAATCTGCTCAAAGAAGATGGACAAATGTTAGCCCCCAAGGAATTGATATTCAGCAAACAATGTTCGGATTTCGTTCAGCTGGTTCTATTGGCAATATGCTCTTTCTTCGTTATAGAATCATCAATCGCGGAATTGTTGATGACGAAATGGATTCCGTGTTTTTTGCTGTTTGGGCAGATCCGGATTTAGGCGGAAGTCAAGGGTATACAGATGATTTAGTCGGTTGCGATACTACAAGGAATGCAGGATTTACATGGAACGATGGTCCTGATCCAACGTTTGGAGTAGAAGCGCCAGTGTTTATGATTTCGTTTTTCCAAGGTCCTGTTGCTTATGTTCCTGGAGAATCTTTTACCGACGTGAATTCGAACGGTGTCTATGATGTAGGAACGGATATACCATTAGATACTGCGTATAATGTACGTGGTCAACTACTCGGCATAGACACAATTCCCGGAGCAAAAAATCTTGGATTGTCTTCATTTGTCAATTACGTACAAAGCGATCCGACACGCGGGGACCCGAATACTCACATCGAAGCAAGAAACTATATGGTAGGACAACTGCGAACAGGAGATTTACTTGGTCCTTGCACGGATTCGTACGGAAGTGCGCACGGTGGAATTCCTTGTACTTCTATTGATTCAGTCTATTGGTATTCTGGCGACCCTGTAACGGATTACGGATGGATTTATACAACACCCGGTGATGTGCGACAGATGCAAAATATCGGTCCTTTCAAATTGAAAAAAGATGAACCCATTGATATCGTTGTTGCGTATGTTGTTGGTCGCGGTTCTGATGCGAAAAACAGTGTAGCAGTTGGAAGAACTATTGTTGATTTATCGCGAAAAGTTTATGATGGAAATTTTGAAGGAGCGCCAACGCCTCCCATCGTTCAGCCGAAAGTGCGTACAACCGAAAATACCATTGAACTTCTTTGGGATACGAAAGACCAGTTAGCGTTTAACGCGCAAAGTTCAGTGTTCGATTATGATTTGCGTTTTGAAGCATTCGAAGTTACAATGTATCATACGAATTCTACTGCGAGAGTTGAAGGCGGAAGAGAAAACGCAAAAGTTGTTGCGCGGTTTGATTTGGCGAACAATTATCAAGATATCTTGGTGGAAAGTCCGTCTACAGGAGAGCGAACAATACTCATTGCCAAAGGAACGCAAATTGATTCTGGCACCTATGCAACTGCAGAACGTGGAAGGATACGAGTGTTAATTGATACAGATCCATTTACAAGCGCACAACTGGTAAAAGGGAAACCATATTTTATTTCCGTTATCGGATATGCAGTAAACAGAAATGCATTAAAACAAGTGAACCCAAATCAAACAGTTGGTGCGTATTATTTGGACGGAGGAGCAACTGTTCAATACTCTGCAAATGCATATTCCATCCTCAATTCATCAGTTAATGGAATTCGTCCTGGTGTTGATTTCAATCAACCGTATGTCGTTGGAGATAACGCAGTTTCATTAAGCGGTGGTGCTGAAGGAACGGTTACGTATGATGAAGTTGATAAATCGCTCATAACTGGTGATGAGTATGAAGTATCTTTCTTTAAGAACAATGCATCAACGAAATACAGTATGTATTGGAGAATAAAAAACGCTTCGACAAATACGTTGCTCGTTGATAGTTTGAAAGACGATGTTCGTTCTGGCAATACGGATGCGTTTCCAATGGTTGATGGAATAATGATACGTGCAGTAGGTGTTGATGCCAGTATAAAAGCGTCATCGTATGCACCATATGCAAACAAATGGTATAGCAACTTTACGAATAAAATTACCGGAGTGTATTATACAGGAAGAGATACTGGTGTTCCGGGACTTCCTGAAATATTCCCCGGTGGGTATAATTCAACTGCAAAGTTTGAACATTTACGAAATATTGAAATACGATTTGGAGTGTCACAAAAAGCATATCGGTATGTGAAATACAAAACCGGTCCAACGTATGGAAAATTTCAATATGCAATGGCAATGCCAGTAGATAGAGATACGCTGGCGAATGGAAGAAAAGGATATCTTGATGTGCCGTTTCAGGTTTGGGTGAAAGATGCACGTTACGGTGAAGAACGTCAACTCGCATGCGGCTTTTTAGAAACGGAACAGAGTTTTCGCAAACCTAATGGTATGTGGGAACCAGATTCATTTTCCATTGCTGGAGATTCCGGTTCAAATGAATATATAGTAGTTTTTAATGCTCCATATACTGCTGATACGTCAATTGAATTTACCGGTGGAAGTTTTCACGGTGTAACACGCTGGGCAAATTTTCAAGATGGATGGCAAATTCCAACTGCGTGGGATACAACGCATATAGGATTAACTCCGGATATGTTAAAACGAGCGAATGATAAGTATTTTGGTGGCTTATACATTATTGGTTTGCAGCAAAAACGAGATACCAGTGGTAATCTTTTGAGTTATCAATCGGGAGATAAAATAACAATTCCGATTACCTATCCTTTTACCCCGAATGATACATTTAGAATTCAAACGAAAAAGAGCGGGGTGCATTTAACGTCCAGCGACAGAAGAAAAATGTTTGAGAAAGTAAATGTTTATCCTAATCCGCTTTTTGCATATAATCCACTCGGAAGTTATCTTGGCGGAAGAACAGATGACCCATTCGTTACGTTTTCCAATCTTCCGGAAGATGTTACGATAAAGATTTATACGCTTTCGGGAACACTGATTCGCACACTGACTTCAACGGATAAAGCATTAGGAATGTCCTCTCCATATCTTGAATGGGATCTTCATAATGATTATGGATTGCGCGTTGCATCCGGAATGTATATCGCAATAGTTTCTTCTCCCAACATTGGCGAGAAAGTATTGAAGTTTGCAATTATTATGCCACAAAAACAAATTCAGAAATATTAAACCAAGGAGTTCTGTTATGAAGCACGTACTATTATTCCTCACATTGATTACTCTCACTTCTTCTCTTGCAGTAGCAGGAGACGAAAAACGAAAAGGCACAAATGGTGCTGATCAATTACTTATTCCTGTTGGCGCAAGGAGCATCGCAACGGGCGGCGCTTTTATTCCAAGTCTTAAAGGAGTTGAAGCTATTTACTATAATCCTGCAGGATTATGCGCAAGCGAAAAATCTGAAGCGATGTTTAGTTATATGTCATACATCGCCGATATCAATGTTTCCTATCTTGCTGTATCTGCAAATATTGAAGATGTCGGCGCATTTGGTTTAAGTTTCAAATCGCTTGACTTCGGAGATATTCCGCAGACAACCATTGAAGACCCCGATGGTAAAACAGGAAGCACGTATTCTCCTGGTTATTATACGTTGGGACTTACGTACTCAAAAAGTATAACCGACAGAGTAAGTGCTGGATTTACCGGAAAACTTATTCACGAATCAATAATGAATACGTCAGCAACCGGCGCAGCAGTGGATTTTGGAGTTCAATACCGATTCCAAAATAATCTCTCCATTGGTGTCGCAGTTAAAAATATCGGTTCTGATATGAAGTTTGTCGGTCAAGATTTGCAAACACGAACAGAAGTTCCCGGTTCAGGTGTCGGAACAGGTAATGCTATGTATTCACCGGAAACGGAGCCATTTCAAATTCCGAGTTTTTTTGAACTTGGATTAAATTACACGCACGATTTTAACACCGAAAACTCACTGATGATGGGAACTGTTTTTAGAAATAATAACAATCTGCAAGACCAATATATGTACGGTGTTGAATACAAAGTGATGAACGTTTTTGCGCTACGAAGTGGTTACGAAATGGTTGATAGAAACAATGAATCGAATGTTTATGGATTAAACTTCGGCGTAGGTGTTGAATACGATACGGAAAACTCCGTTCGTGTTTCGTTCGATTATGCATATCGTTCGATTAAAGATTTT
Protein-coding regions in this window:
- a CDS encoding T9SS type A sorting domain-containing protein; this encodes MKKHISLLTYITALFIVPSMLFAARENGPNYKKRTQYTSQKSSAPDAYVFWINNIIMPFNADGVVADVRVGDIEGGSFQSTDKQFLFSGGFMLSGISHDSVLWSNAVASASRVTDYVKGRVQDPGSDKPGIYVVDRLDPAFGESWQTWKDAVAMGADFYDGDGDGIYSPIDKNGNGLWDSNEDAPDLLGDKTAWTVYNDAVESAQRRWTNVSPQGIDIQQTMFGFRSAGSIGNMLFLRYRIINRGIVDDEMDSVFFAVWADPDLGGSQGYTDDLVGCDTTRNAGFTWNDGPDPTFGVEAPVFMISFFQGPVAYVPGESFTDVNSNGVYDVGTDIPLDTAYNVRGQLLGIDTIPGAKNLGLSSFVNYVQSDPTRGDPNTHIEARNYMVGQLRTGDLLGPCTDSYGSAHGGIPCTSIDSVYWYSGDPVTDYGWIYTTPGDVRQMQNIGPFKLKKDEPIDIVVAYVVGRGSDAKNSVAVGRTIVDLSRKVYDGNFEGAPTPPIVQPKVRTTENTIELLWDTKDQLAFNAQSSVFDYDLRFEAFEVTMYHTNSTARVEGGRENAKVVARFDLANNYQDILVESPSTGERTILIAKGTQIDSGTYATAERGRIRVLIDTDPFTSAQLVKGKPYFISVIGYAVNRNALKQVNPNQTVGAYYLDGGATVQYSANAYSILNSSVNGIRPGVDFNQPYVVGDNAVSLSGGAEGTVTYDEVDKSLITGDEYEVSFFKNNASTKYSMYWRIKNASTNTLLVDSLKDDVRSGNTDAFPMVDGIMIRAVGVDASIKASSYAPYANKWYSNFTNKITGVYYTGRDTGVPGLPEIFPGGYNSTAKFEHLRNIEIRFGVSQKAYRYVKYKTGPTYGKFQYAMAMPVDRDTLANGRKGYLDVPFQVWVKDARYGEERQLACGFLETEQSFRKPNGMWEPDSFSIAGDSGSNEYIVVFNAPYTADTSIEFTGGSFHGVTRWANFQDGWQIPTAWDTTHIGLTPDMLKRANDKYFGGLYIIGLQQKRDTSGNLLSYQSGDKITIPITYPFTPNDTFRIQTKKSGVHLTSSDRRKMFEKVNVYPNPLFAYNPLGSYLGGRTDDPFVTFSNLPEDVTIKIYTLSGTLIRTLTSTDKALGMSSPYLEWDLHNDYGLRVASGMYIAIVSSPNIGEKVLKFAIIMPQKQIQKY
- a CDS encoding PorV/PorQ family protein, which produces MKHVLLFLTLITLTSSLAVAGDEKRKGTNGADQLLIPVGARSIATGGAFIPSLKGVEAIYYNPAGLCASEKSEAMFSYMSYIADINVSYLAVSANIEDVGAFGLSFKSLDFGDIPQTTIEDPDGKTGSTYSPGYYTLGLTYSKSITDRVSAGFTGKLIHESIMNTSATGAAVDFGVQYRFQNNLSIGVAVKNIGSDMKFVGQDLQTRTEVPGSGVGTGNAMYSPETEPFQIPSFFELGLNYTHDFNTENSLMMGTVFRNNNNLQDQYMYGVEYKVMNVFALRSGYEMVDRNNESNVYGLNFGVGVEYDTENSVRVSFDYAYRSIKDFPTDNHVFTLKLGI